Proteins encoded in a region of the Halosimplex halophilum genome:
- a CDS encoding electron transfer flavoprotein subunit alpha/FixB family protein, whose amino-acid sequence MTVLAVAEHRRGELRDVSHELAGAGREVAEATDSELHLAVVGGDVESFGEELVREGVDRVHTVDRGEEFNHDVSVQAVEQLAAELDPDYLLLPHTVNGLDYAPAVAERLGLPLVTDAVDLAVDGNLVVTREMYGSKVETTVEVDADRAAVTLRPAEWPAAPKGGDAAVEPFDVTIDESAVRSTVTGFEEAAGGDVDIAEADVLVSVGRGIEEEDNLDIIFDLAEALDATVSASRPVVDNGWLPKNRQVGQSGKVVTPDVYIAVGISGAVQHVAGMKGADTIIAINKDPNAPIFDIADYGIVDDLFDVVPALTEEFGG is encoded by the coding sequence ATGACGGTGCTGGCCGTCGCCGAGCACCGCCGCGGCGAACTGCGCGACGTGAGTCACGAACTCGCGGGCGCCGGCCGCGAGGTGGCCGAGGCGACCGACTCGGAGCTCCACCTCGCGGTCGTGGGCGGCGACGTGGAGTCGTTCGGCGAGGAACTCGTCCGCGAGGGCGTCGATCGGGTCCACACCGTCGACCGCGGCGAGGAGTTCAACCACGACGTGTCCGTCCAGGCCGTCGAGCAGCTGGCGGCCGAACTCGACCCGGACTACCTCCTCCTGCCTCACACCGTCAACGGGCTGGACTACGCGCCGGCGGTCGCCGAGCGGCTGGGCCTGCCGCTGGTGACCGACGCCGTCGACCTGGCGGTCGACGGGAACCTGGTCGTCACCCGCGAGATGTACGGCTCGAAGGTCGAGACGACCGTCGAGGTCGACGCCGACCGCGCGGCCGTGACGCTCCGGCCCGCCGAGTGGCCCGCCGCGCCGAAGGGCGGCGACGCGGCCGTCGAGCCGTTCGACGTGACTATCGACGAGTCGGCCGTCCGCTCGACCGTGACGGGCTTCGAGGAGGCCGCGGGCGGTGACGTGGACATCGCCGAGGCCGACGTGCTCGTCTCGGTCGGCCGGGGCATCGAGGAGGAGGACAACCTCGACATCATCTTCGACCTCGCGGAGGCGCTGGACGCCACCGTCTCTGCCTCCCGGCCCGTCGTCGACAACGGCTGGCTCCCGAAGAATCGCCAGGTCGGCCAGAGCGGGAAGGTGGTGACGCCGGACGTGTACATCGCCGTCGGGATCTCCGGCGCGGTCCAGCACGTAGCGGGGATGAAGGGCGCCGACACGATCATCGCGATCAACAAGGACCCCAACGCGCCCATCTTCGACATCGCCGACTACGGGATCGTCGACGACCTGTTCGACGTGGTGCCGGCGCTGACCGAGGAGTTCGGCGGGTAG
- a CDS encoding helix-turn-helix transcriptional regulator, producing the protein MSPRSFAVVVTALLLLPIGALGLVPAAVSGGGTAASPADHPGAVGASVAPHEGSLDEGDIEMRVEVAADGDARWRVKTVVSDSIDTADERAAFRDFVDAFNESEDPLALDTFVEGASNASRVTGREMTVRNVERHHALHNGTGAVWVTFTWTNFGATSGDRLAVDDAFNTSSGVWLPSLTPSETLVVVPPSGYGVSSAPTSGPAAASDLSAGVARWEGPQDFGDRGPWIVYSGDAPTATPTDGRPPTGTATGTPGGPGTGTGTGGVSPGGDGDGDGVLPGALPFVAVVVVGGASAAILVAYMRREDDDGLGGLIGTGDGPDAGAATADGATADASAGGASGGGSADGTSSAAAGSAADGAAGDAGAGAGAGAAAGASGAAAGDDADTDTETDDGADDEDDGIDEELLSDEERVERLIEENGGRMKQAAIVQETGWSNAKVSQLLSAMDEEGRIDKLRIGRENLISFPDEDVTDLDSE; encoded by the coding sequence ATGTCCCCGCGGTCGTTCGCCGTCGTCGTCACTGCCCTCCTGCTCCTCCCCATCGGGGCCCTCGGGCTCGTCCCGGCCGCGGTGTCCGGAGGCGGGACAGCCGCGAGTCCCGCCGACCACCCCGGGGCGGTCGGCGCGAGCGTCGCCCCCCACGAGGGGTCGCTCGACGAGGGGGACATCGAGATGCGGGTCGAGGTGGCCGCCGACGGCGACGCCCGCTGGCGGGTGAAGACCGTCGTCTCGGACTCGATCGATACCGCCGACGAGCGGGCCGCCTTCCGCGATTTCGTCGACGCGTTCAACGAGAGCGAGGACCCGCTCGCCCTCGACACGTTCGTAGAGGGGGCGTCCAACGCCAGCCGGGTGACCGGCCGGGAGATGACCGTCAGGAACGTCGAGCGCCACCACGCGCTGCACAACGGGACCGGCGCCGTCTGGGTCACGTTCACGTGGACGAACTTCGGGGCGACGAGCGGCGACCGCCTCGCCGTCGACGACGCGTTCAACACCTCCTCGGGCGTGTGGCTCCCCTCGCTGACGCCGAGCGAGACGCTGGTCGTCGTCCCGCCGAGCGGGTACGGCGTCAGCAGCGCGCCGACCAGCGGGCCGGCCGCGGCGTCGGACCTCTCGGCCGGGGTCGCCAGGTGGGAGGGGCCCCAGGACTTCGGCGACCGCGGCCCGTGGATCGTCTACTCCGGCGACGCCCCGACGGCGACGCCGACGGACGGTCGGCCGCCGACGGGCACGGCGACCGGGACGCCTGGCGGCCCCGGAACGGGCACCGGAACCGGGGGAGTCAGCCCCGGCGGTGACGGCGACGGCGACGGCGTCCTCCCGGGCGCGCTGCCGTTCGTGGCCGTCGTCGTGGTCGGCGGCGCGAGCGCCGCCATCCTCGTCGCGTACATGCGCCGCGAGGACGACGACGGCCTCGGCGGCCTCATCGGCACGGGCGACGGACCCGACGCGGGCGCGGCGACCGCCGACGGCGCCACGGCGGACGCGAGCGCCGGCGGGGCGAGCGGCGGCGGATCCGCCGACGGTACGTCGTCCGCGGCGGCCGGTTCGGCCGCCGACGGAGCGGCCGGGGACGCCGGGGCTGGAGCCGGAGCCGGCGCCGCCGCGGGAGCGAGCGGAGCGGCCGCTGGCGACGACGCCGACACCGACACGGAGACGGACGACGGGGCCGACGACGAGGACGATGGGATCGACGAGGAGCTGCTCAGCGACGAGGAGCGCGTCGAGCGGCTGATCGAGGAGAACGGCGGGCGGATGAAGCAGGCGGCCATCGTCCAGGAGACGGGCTGGTCGAACGCGAAGGTGTCGCAGCTGCTCTCCGCGATGGACGAGGAGGGCCGGATCGACAAGCTCCGGATCGGCCGGGAGAACCTCATCTCGTTCCCCGACGAGGACGTGACCGACCTCGACTCCGAGTAG
- a CDS encoding DUF7096 domain-containing protein, translated as MPSNRPFLLAVLALLVAAPATQAVAAGSLAVGPDAAERAPELSGGSPTGVSVGTDATTTFAPGTNTSGYLGLSDEAVEGADHERAGLNVGGALQRDVAALRGEYASHTFEQRYGNTTGERARRALLHEEIARLGERVQELELRRNRLIDEYNGGEIGTREFLRELAALDASARAVGDRFVRIRSAAGLELPSDLDTRMNNLEGDLLTLYGPVRAQLGDAMAGERAPVPVYTVTSGTGIVLSSLDGSQFHREAYLGQNREQVGPNQFVTEESPNGVGTAVRRMTELYPWASANARSGPDVQGIGNTSIYYVELRHPHGSLGTYLDGRSESSFREFQTKSLEDVPRTATTNTSEGVELTVNRTHATGPMQILVRDELTGDPLAANVTVNGHRVGSTGSDGELWTLTPKQAVRIEVTTAGGRTVDERFFAR; from the coding sequence ATGCCTTCGAACCGCCCGTTCCTCCTCGCGGTCCTCGCCCTGCTCGTCGCGGCACCGGCGACACAGGCGGTCGCCGCCGGGTCGCTCGCCGTCGGCCCGGACGCCGCCGAGCGCGCGCCCGAACTGTCCGGTGGGTCACCGACCGGCGTCTCCGTCGGGACCGACGCCACGACCACCTTCGCCCCGGGGACGAACACGTCGGGTTACCTCGGGCTCAGCGACGAGGCCGTCGAGGGCGCCGACCACGAGCGGGCCGGGCTGAACGTCGGCGGGGCCCTCCAGCGCGACGTGGCCGCCCTCCGCGGCGAGTACGCGTCGCACACGTTCGAACAGCGGTACGGGAACACGACCGGCGAGCGCGCCCGGCGGGCGCTGCTCCACGAGGAGATCGCCCGCCTCGGCGAGCGCGTCCAGGAACTGGAGCTCCGGCGCAACCGACTCATCGACGAATACAACGGCGGGGAGATCGGGACCCGCGAGTTCCTGCGGGAGCTGGCGGCGCTCGACGCGAGCGCCCGCGCCGTCGGCGACCGGTTCGTCCGGATCCGGAGCGCCGCGGGGCTGGAGCTGCCCTCGGACCTGGACACGCGGATGAACAACCTCGAGGGGGACCTGCTCACGCTGTACGGGCCCGTCCGCGCCCAGCTGGGCGACGCCATGGCCGGCGAGCGCGCGCCCGTGCCCGTCTACACCGTCACGTCGGGGACGGGGATCGTCCTCTCGTCGCTCGACGGGTCGCAGTTCCACCGCGAGGCGTACCTCGGCCAGAACCGCGAACAGGTCGGGCCCAACCAGTTCGTCACCGAGGAGTCGCCCAACGGCGTCGGCACCGCCGTCCGGCGGATGACCGAGCTGTACCCGTGGGCCAGCGCCAACGCCCGCTCGGGACCGGACGTCCAGGGGATCGGCAACACATCCATCTACTACGTGGAACTGCGCCACCCCCACGGCTCGCTCGGCACGTACCTCGACGGCCGCTCGGAGTCGTCGTTCCGCGAGTTCCAGACCAAGTCACTGGAGGACGTTCCCCGGACCGCGACGACCAACACCAGCGAGGGCGTCGAACTGACGGTCAACCGCACGCACGCGACCGGCCCGATGCAGATCCTCGTCAGGGACGAACTGACCGGCGACCCACTCGCCGCCAACGTCACGGTCAACGGCCACCGGGTCGGCTCGACCGGCTCCGACGGCGAACTCTGGACGCTCACCCCGAAACAGGCCGTCCGCATCGAGGTCACGACCGCCGGCGGTCGCACCGTCGACGAACGGTTCTTCGCCCGCTAG
- a CDS encoding mandelate racemase/muconate lactonizing enzyme family protein, whose product MPVPEDARDVSITDVQTTKIGTTFEWTLVRVYTDAGVTGTGEAVLGPAADAYIDFATEFLVGKSPVDIDARLTELYERTSYLGGMNGVGVTALSGIDIALHDLAGKLLDVPAYQLLGGKHRDEVRVYCDVHAGEHLHDAMEGGDESAYRPEAYADAAEEVLDEGWDAVKFDLDSPDAHVQDPRNKHLNGRAIEYRAEIVDTVTDRVGDRADVAFDCHWSWTTDTVRRLADQLDPTDVWWLEDTVPPENDDMQIKAADESAVTIAAGENVYRVEGARRLIEDQGVDVFHPDVPKNGGMHEVKKMANMAKAYHIPLALHNVASPVGTMASAHVGASASNFLALEYHARDVDWWADVVEEDILHEGRIELPDEPGLGVTLDLDTVAEYALDGETVFDEA is encoded by the coding sequence ATGCCTGTCCCCGAGGACGCACGGGACGTATCGATCACGGACGTACAGACGACGAAGATCGGGACCACGTTCGAGTGGACGCTGGTCCGGGTGTACACCGACGCGGGGGTGACGGGCACCGGCGAGGCCGTGCTGGGGCCGGCGGCCGACGCCTACATCGACTTCGCGACGGAGTTCCTCGTCGGGAAGAGCCCGGTCGACATCGACGCGCGGCTGACCGAGCTGTACGAGCGGACCTCGTATCTCGGCGGGATGAACGGCGTCGGCGTCACGGCGCTGTCGGGTATCGACATCGCGCTGCACGACCTGGCGGGGAAACTGCTGGACGTGCCGGCCTACCAGTTGCTCGGCGGGAAACACCGCGACGAGGTGCGAGTGTACTGCGACGTGCACGCCGGCGAGCACCTCCACGACGCGATGGAGGGCGGCGACGAGTCGGCCTACCGGCCGGAGGCCTACGCCGACGCGGCCGAGGAGGTCCTCGACGAGGGGTGGGACGCCGTCAAGTTCGACCTCGACAGCCCAGACGCCCACGTCCAGGACCCGCGGAACAAGCACCTCAACGGGCGGGCCATCGAGTACCGCGCGGAGATCGTCGACACGGTGACCGACCGGGTCGGTGACCGCGCGGACGTGGCCTTCGACTGCCACTGGAGCTGGACGACCGACACCGTCCGCCGGCTGGCCGACCAGCTCGACCCGACGGACGTGTGGTGGCTGGAGGACACCGTCCCGCCGGAGAACGACGACATGCAGATCAAGGCCGCCGACGAGTCGGCGGTGACGATCGCCGCCGGCGAGAACGTCTACCGCGTCGAGGGCGCCCGGCGGCTGATAGAGGACCAGGGCGTCGACGTGTTCCACCCGGACGTACCGAAAAACGGCGGGATGCACGAGGTGAAGAAGATGGCGAACATGGCCAAGGCCTACCACATCCCGCTGGCGCTGCACAACGTCGCCTCGCCGGTCGGGACGATGGCAAGCGCCCACGTCGGCGCCTCGGCCTCGAACTTCCTGGCGCTGGAGTACCACGCCCGCGACGTGGACTGGTGGGCGGACGTGGTCGAGGAGGACATCCTCCACGAGGGCCGGATCGAACTGCCCGACGAGCCCGGCCTCGGCGTGACCCTCGATCTGGACACCGTCGCCGAGTACGCGCTCGACGGCGAGACGGTGTTCGACGAGGCCTGA
- a CDS encoding methyltransferase domain-containing protein — protein sequence MAVQDKTRARIFYKYLSKVYDQVNPFIWTEEMRTEALDLVDIASDDRVLDVGCGTGFATEGILEHTDNVHGLDQSVHQMEKAWAKLGKHDPVSFYRGDAERLPFKDDTFDVVWSSGSIEYWPDPVAALAECRRIAKPGGQVLIVGPNYPSNTVFQKLADAFMLFYGAEEADRMFHEAGFEEFRHVTMGPSYSPEVAITTVAEVPE from the coding sequence ATGGCCGTCCAGGACAAGACGCGCGCCCGGATCTTCTACAAGTACCTCTCGAAGGTGTACGACCAGGTCAACCCGTTCATCTGGACCGAGGAGATGCGGACGGAGGCGCTGGATCTCGTGGACATCGCTTCCGACGACCGCGTCCTCGACGTGGGCTGTGGCACCGGCTTCGCCACCGAGGGCATCCTCGAACACACGGACAACGTCCACGGCTTAGACCAGAGCGTCCACCAGATGGAGAAGGCCTGGGCGAAGCTCGGCAAGCACGACCCCGTCAGCTTCTACCGCGGCGACGCCGAGCGCCTGCCGTTCAAGGACGACACCTTCGACGTGGTGTGGTCGTCGGGCTCGATCGAGTACTGGCCCGACCCCGTCGCCGCGCTGGCGGAGTGTCGCCGCATCGCGAAGCCCGGCGGGCAGGTGCTCATCGTCGGCCCGAACTACCCCTCCAACACCGTCTTCCAGAAGCTCGCCGACGCGTTCATGCTGTTCTACGGCGCCGAGGAGGCCGACCGGATGTTCCACGAGGCCGGCTTCGAGGAGTTCCGCCACGTGACGATGGGGCCCTCCTACAGCCCCGAGGTGGCGATCACCACCGTCGCCGAGGTCCCCGAGTAG
- a CDS encoding electron transfer flavoprotein subunit beta/FixA family protein, whose protein sequence is MKVLVTVTDVAVVDDEFEIDGLDVDERYLTYELNEWDDYAVEEAVQIAEASDDVEVVTVTVGPERSEEAIRKALAKGADRAVRVWDDAIAGRDLLDAETKADLLAAVAREEDPDLILSGVQSGDDSFAATGVTLAEKLGDEWAAVVNQLDLDTEGGVASVHRELEGGVEELTDVELPAVLTIQTGINEPRYASLRGIRQAQNKPLDVKGLADLGLDETALETPLRRTATYEPESEGEATVFEGGPDEAAGELAAILREQGVGQ, encoded by the coding sequence ATGAAAGTCCTCGTCACAGTTACGGACGTGGCGGTCGTCGACGACGAGTTCGAGATCGACGGGCTCGACGTGGACGAGCGGTACCTCACCTACGAGCTCAACGAGTGGGACGACTACGCCGTCGAGGAGGCGGTCCAGATCGCCGAGGCGAGCGACGACGTGGAGGTCGTCACCGTCACCGTCGGCCCCGAGCGCTCGGAGGAGGCCATCCGGAAGGCGCTGGCGAAGGGCGCCGACCGGGCCGTCCGGGTCTGGGACGACGCGATCGCCGGGCGGGACCTGCTCGACGCCGAGACGAAGGCCGACCTGCTGGCGGCCGTCGCCCGCGAGGAGGACCCCGACCTGATACTGTCGGGCGTCCAGAGCGGCGACGACAGCTTCGCCGCCACGGGCGTCACGCTCGCCGAGAAGCTCGGCGACGAGTGGGCCGCCGTGGTCAACCAGCTCGACCTCGACACCGAGGGCGGCGTCGCCTCGGTCCACCGGGAGCTGGAGGGCGGCGTCGAGGAGCTGACCGACGTGGAGCTGCCCGCCGTGCTGACCATCCAGACGGGGATCAACGAGCCCCGCTACGCCAGCCTGCGGGGCATCCGCCAGGCCCAGAACAAGCCGCTGGACGTGAAGGGCCTCGCGGACCTGGGGCTCGACGAGACGGCGCTGGAGACGCCGCTGCGGCGGACGGCCACCTACGAACCGGAGAGCGAGGGCGAGGCGACCGTCTTCGAGGGCGGCCCCGACGAGGCGGCGGGTGAACTCGCCGCGATCCTCCGCGAGCAGGGGGTGGGCCAATGA
- a CDS encoding DUF255 domain-containing protein, with amino-acid sequence MDDSADATKVEWREWGEEAFATAERAGKPVLLSLWAPWSEDCREMDETTYSEPRIAANVNDGFVPVRVNVDRRPRVRDRYNMGGFPSTVFTTPDGEVITGATFLGIDGFREILDAVRRTWDGKGAEAGSIPRQLGDAEPPGGELSARVEEHMVEQLLAAYDEEYGGWGTDVKFPLPRTIEFALVRARDQATRTLEAVRTRLADTYDGGFFRFAHDRNWGSPQREKLVDENAALLRAFAHGYRYTGEEAYRQTAEDTVEYLTTDLWTGDAFAASQGGDDAYYRREATEREDAAAPPVDGTVFAGHNGVAVDGLLTFAAYTDDERARRYAERARDHVLAELVGEDGAVVHFGDPETGEVGETGLLASQARVLSGLTTSASVLGEPGPMEAVADYAVEELQGESGAFRDGPTAGAGLLDRPLYPLDTNVDVADALVETWLLTDDDRYRAAAEDALSAFADATDRMGVEVATYASAVARLRDPRVVAVGADAGSDLHRAALRLADHETVVAPADDRADDGAAVVLADGDVEDRANSPEELESVLTG; translated from the coding sequence ATGGACGATTCAGCGGACGCGACGAAAGTCGAGTGGCGCGAGTGGGGCGAGGAGGCCTTCGCGACCGCCGAGCGGGCGGGCAAGCCGGTCCTGTTGTCGCTGTGGGCGCCCTGGAGCGAGGACTGCCGGGAGATGGACGAGACGACCTACTCGGAGCCCCGCATCGCCGCGAACGTCAACGACGGGTTCGTTCCGGTGCGGGTCAACGTCGACCGCCGACCGCGCGTCCGCGACCGCTACAACATGGGCGGGTTCCCCTCCACCGTCTTCACGACGCCCGACGGCGAGGTCATCACGGGCGCGACCTTCCTCGGCATCGACGGGTTCCGCGAGATCTTAGACGCCGTCCGGCGCACCTGGGACGGCAAGGGCGCCGAGGCGGGGTCGATCCCCCGGCAACTGGGCGACGCCGAACCGCCGGGCGGCGAACTCTCCGCGCGGGTCGAGGAGCACATGGTCGAGCAGCTGCTGGCGGCCTACGACGAGGAGTACGGCGGGTGGGGGACCGATGTCAAATTCCCGCTCCCGCGGACCATCGAGTTCGCGCTGGTGCGGGCCCGCGACCAGGCGACCCGGACGCTCGAAGCGGTCCGCACCCGGCTCGCGGACACCTACGACGGCGGCTTCTTCCGGTTCGCCCACGACCGAAACTGGGGGTCGCCCCAGCGGGAGAAGCTCGTCGACGAGAACGCCGCCCTCCTCCGGGCGTTCGCCCACGGCTACCGCTACACCGGCGAGGAGGCCTACCGGCAGACCGCCGAGGACACCGTGGAGTACCTGACGACCGACCTGTGGACCGGCGACGCCTTCGCGGCGAGCCAGGGCGGCGACGACGCCTACTACCGGCGGGAGGCCACCGAGCGCGAGGACGCCGCGGCGCCGCCGGTCGACGGGACGGTCTTCGCCGGCCACAACGGCGTCGCCGTCGACGGCCTGCTGACCTTCGCCGCCTACACCGACGACGAGCGCGCCCGCCGCTACGCCGAGCGCGCCCGCGACCACGTCCTCGCCGAACTCGTCGGCGAGGACGGCGCCGTCGTCCACTTCGGCGACCCGGAGACGGGGGAGGTCGGCGAGACGGGCCTGCTGGCCTCCCAGGCGCGGGTCCTCTCGGGGCTGACGACGAGCGCGTCGGTGCTGGGCGAGCCCGGCCCGATGGAGGCGGTCGCCGACTACGCCGTCGAGGAACTGCAGGGCGAATCGGGCGCGTTCCGCGACGGGCCGACGGCGGGCGCGGGCCTGCTCGACCGGCCGCTGTACCCGCTGGACACGAACGTCGACGTGGCCGACGCGCTGGTCGAGACGTGGCTGCTGACCGACGACGACCGCTACCGGGCCGCGGCCGAGGACGCGCTGTCGGCGTTCGCCGACGCGACCGACCGGATGGGCGTCGAGGTGGCGACCTACGCATCGGCCGTGGCCCGCCTGCGCGACCCGCGGGTGGTCGCCGTCGGGGCCGACGCCGGGAGCGACCTCCACCGCGCGGCGCTGCGGCTGGCCGACCACGAGACCGTCGTCGCGCCCGCCGACGACCGCGCCGACGACGGCGCGGCGGTCGTCCTCGCCGACGGCGACGTCGAGGACCGGGCGAACAGCCCCGAGGAACTCGAAAGCGTCCTGACGGGCTGA
- the ahaH gene encoding ATP synthase archaeal subunit H, with protein MPRPEVLDRVKDAEQEADEIVAEAEEDAEETVAEAREEADEIRERAREEAEAEADERLEDAREEIEAERERILEEGAEEREALEARAEERKEEVVEYVVTQFEEAVHAQT; from the coding sequence ATGCCAAGGCCAGAGGTTCTCGACCGAGTCAAAGACGCCGAACAGGAGGCGGACGAGATCGTCGCCGAGGCCGAGGAGGACGCCGAGGAGACGGTCGCGGAGGCCCGCGAGGAGGCCGACGAGATCCGCGAGCGGGCCCGCGAAGAGGCCGAAGCCGAGGCCGACGAGCGGCTCGAAGACGCGCGCGAGGAGATCGAGGCCGAGCGCGAACGCATCCTCGAAGAGGGTGCCGAGGAGCGTGAGGCCCTCGAGGCGCGCGCCGAGGAACGCAAGGAGGAGGTCGTCGAGTACGTGGTGACACAGTTCGAGGAGGCGGTGCATGCTCAGACCTAA
- a CDS encoding polyprenyl synthetase family protein, translating into MEYLESRRERVEERLEAVLDGVEPDELGDEVRHVVLSGGKRVRPTVTVLVCEALGGDVDTAVEFAVGIELVHSASLVVDDIIDRSELRRGTPSAWAEFGHGPAIIASDGLLGEAFALFSANERAMQAVSESMVELGEGEATELVARPTSEQEYMELARRKTGALFRAAAELGAIAAEADAYTVENFGKYAERVGVAFQMRDDVLDATADAEDLGKPTGHDAAMERPSLVQVADLTPEEANDRAHEQSQVALDALAAVDAADSKAMDYLRDLAEFVVVRER; encoded by the coding sequence ATGGAGTACCTGGAGTCTCGTCGGGAGCGCGTCGAGGAGCGGCTGGAGGCGGTCCTCGACGGCGTCGAGCCCGACGAACTCGGCGACGAGGTTCGCCACGTGGTGCTGTCGGGGGGCAAGCGGGTGCGGCCGACGGTGACGGTGCTGGTCTGCGAGGCGCTGGGCGGCGACGTCGACACCGCCGTCGAGTTCGCGGTCGGCATCGAACTCGTCCACAGCGCGTCGCTGGTCGTCGACGACATCATCGACCGGTCGGAACTGCGCCGCGGGACGCCCTCGGCGTGGGCGGAGTTCGGCCACGGGCCCGCCATCATCGCCAGCGACGGGCTGCTCGGCGAGGCCTTCGCCCTCTTCTCGGCGAACGAGCGCGCCATGCAGGCCGTCTCCGAGTCGATGGTCGAACTCGGCGAGGGCGAGGCGACCGAGCTCGTCGCCCGGCCGACCAGCGAGCAGGAGTACATGGAACTCGCCCGTCGGAAGACCGGCGCGCTGTTCCGCGCCGCCGCGGAGCTGGGTGCCATCGCCGCCGAGGCCGACGCCTACACCGTCGAGAACTTCGGCAAGTACGCCGAGCGCGTCGGCGTCGCCTTCCAGATGCGCGACGACGTGCTGGACGCCACCGCCGACGCCGAGGACCTGGGCAAGCCCACCGGCCACGACGCCGCCATGGAGCGGCCGTCGCTCGTGCAGGTCGCGGACCTGACCCCCGAGGAAGCGAACGATAGGGCCCACGAGCAATCGCAGGTGGCGCTGGACGCGCTCGCCGCCGTCGACGCCGCGGACTCGAAGGCGATGGACTACCTCCGCGATCTGGCGGAGTTCGTCGTGGTTCGGGAGCGATAA